One region of Ignavibacteriales bacterium genomic DNA includes:
- a CDS encoding glycosyltransferase family 9 protein produces the protein MILKTDCKHFPGDRPCIPNKTKGIKCNTCREYSPITFKILIIKLDAPGDVLRTTSLLPSLKKKYPDSFISWLTRESSKDLFKNNPLINQLLIFENADTISRLLVEEFDLLIHPDASPVSSPLASLVKTKEKKGFVLNSHGRVVAINKEAEDWFEMGAFDEFKKKNEKTYQQIIHEIAGLEYKKSKIQLFLGKEEVEFKNEFEKKFELGKHKYLVGLNTGASKRWQYKKWRLDGYIELIQELSNRKDVGVLLYGGPEEEESNKILMRKFPFLIDTGTRNSFRKFFALLDLADVLVTGDTMALHAATALGKKIVCLFGPTSPAEIEDYGLIQKVLPDLNCLVCYKQTCDFVPSCMDKISARMVLDAIENAIKEVKNR, from the coding sequence ATGATTTTAAAAACTGATTGCAAACATTTTCCCGGAGATCGTCCTTGCATCCCAAACAAAACAAAAGGGATTAAGTGTAACACCTGCAGGGAATATTCTCCAATTACTTTTAAGATTCTAATCATAAAATTAGACGCTCCCGGCGATGTATTGCGAACTACCTCGCTCCTTCCATCTTTAAAGAAAAAATATCCTGACTCATTCATTTCCTGGTTAACAAGAGAAAGCTCTAAAGATTTGTTTAAAAATAATCCTTTAATAAACCAGTTGTTAATTTTTGAAAATGCAGATACAATCTCCCGGCTTTTAGTTGAAGAATTCGATTTGCTAATTCACCCGGATGCTTCGCCAGTAAGTTCTCCACTTGCAAGTCTGGTAAAAACAAAAGAAAAAAAAGGATTCGTTTTGAACTCGCACGGAAGAGTTGTTGCAATCAACAAGGAAGCTGAAGACTGGTTTGAGATGGGAGCCTTTGATGAGTTTAAGAAAAAGAACGAAAAAACATACCAGCAGATAATCCATGAAATTGCCGGGTTAGAATATAAAAAAAGCAAGATCCAGCTTTTTCTTGGCAAGGAAGAAGTTGAATTTAAAAATGAATTTGAAAAAAAGTTTGAATTGGGCAAGCATAAGTATCTTGTTGGTTTGAATACCGGGGCAAGCAAACGCTGGCAATATAAAAAGTGGCGGCTTGATGGTTATATCGAACTAATACAAGAACTCTCAAACAGAAAGGATGTTGGCGTTTTACTTTATGGCGGACCAGAAGAGGAAGAGAGCAACAAAATCCTGATGCGGAAATTTCCTTTTTTGATTGATACCGGAACAAGGAATTCATTCCGTAAATTTTTTGCTCTTCTTGATCTGGCAGATGTTTTAGTAACAGGCGATACAATGGCATTACATGCCGCAACCGCATTAGGAAAAAAAATTGTTTGCCTGTTTGGACCAACTTCGCCTGCTGAAATTGAAGATTATGGTTTAATACAAAAAGTCCTGCCAGATTTAAATTGCCTGGTTTGCTACAAACAAACTTGCGATTTTGTACCAAGCTGTATGGATAAAATTTCTGCCCGTATGGTTTTGGATGCAATTGAGAATGCAATTAAAGAAGTTAAGAATAGGTAA
- a CDS encoding glycosyltransferase family 2 protein, whose protein sequence is MEEKRNTDSNSSPMQESNQGDKTQKPQGQPGQEQGPQKKHYYNRYRRRKFTPGNKPPGEFVQKKTSFKKISIVIPLFNEEESLKPLAFEIRKALKSIACDFEAIFVDDGSTDKSLKVIKEITHIDPKFKYISFRKNYGKSAALQIGFKNVTGDVVITMDADLQDDPNEIPNLVQKLEEGNDLVSGWKKKRFDPLIKRYSSKFFNFVTGVMSGIKIHDFNCGLKAYRREVVKNLNVYGELHRYMPVLADWQGFKIAEIIVKHHPRRYGKTKFGLSRFFKGFLDLLTVMFVTRYVKRPMHLFGFLGALSFLVGFIVNGYLTYEWWFRKTYISNRPLLFLGILLIIVGVQFFSVGLLGEIMVHNTQDDKIYDIREKG, encoded by the coding sequence TTGGAAGAAAAACGAAATACTGATTCAAACAGTTCCCCGATGCAGGAAAGCAATCAAGGCGATAAGACACAAAAGCCACAAGGGCAGCCGGGGCAGGAACAGGGACCACAAAAAAAGCATTATTACAATCGTTACAGAAGAAGAAAATTTACCCCGGGCAATAAACCGCCTGGAGAATTTGTTCAAAAGAAAACCTCTTTTAAGAAAATCTCTATAGTTATTCCTCTTTTTAACGAAGAAGAATCTCTTAAACCTCTTGCCTTTGAAATAAGGAAGGCTCTTAAATCTATTGCCTGCGATTTTGAAGCAATTTTTGTTGATGACGGCAGCACAGATAAATCCTTGAAAGTTATAAAAGAAATTACCCATATTGATCCTAAGTTTAAATATATCAGCTTTAGAAAAAATTATGGCAAATCCGCCGCTTTACAAATTGGATTTAAGAATGTAACCGGCGATGTTGTAATTACAATGGATGCCGACCTTCAGGATGATCCGAACGAAATTCCTAATCTTGTACAAAAACTGGAAGAAGGAAACGATTTAGTTTCCGGCTGGAAGAAGAAACGTTTTGACCCGCTGATAAAAAGATATTCTTCTAAGTTTTTTAATTTTGTTACCGGCGTAATGAGCGGAATAAAAATCCACGACTTTAACTGTGGATTGAAAGCATACAGGCGAGAAGTTGTAAAAAACTTAAACGTTTATGGTGAACTGCACAGGTATATGCCGGTGCTTGCTGATTGGCAAGGTTTTAAAATTGCTGAAATTATTGTTAAGCACCACCCACGAAGATATGGCAAAACAAAATTTGGATTGTCGCGCTTCTTTAAAGGCTTTCTTGATCTTTTGACTGTTATGTTTGTTACACGCTATGTAAAACGCCCGATGCATCTGTTCGGTTTTCTTGGCGCTTTGTCTTTTCTTGTAGGATTTATTGTTAATGGTTACCTTACATACGAATGGTGGTTTCGCAAGACTTATATCAGCAATCGTCCTTTATTGTTTCTTGGCATTCTCTTAATAATTGTTGGTGTACAATTCTTTTCTGTTGGGCTTCTTGGTGAAATTATGGTTCACAATACACAGGATGATAAAATTTACGATATAAGAGAAAAAGGATAG
- a CDS encoding copper chaperone PCu(A)C gives MFLIFSLIILLVQQTNIDIMDPWLRPGAKGMNTAMYFEIVNKTNEADTLYMAKSSLANIVELHETYKQGDMMGMRKTKFVVISPKSSFKFQPGGNHIMMIDLKKRLIKGMSGEVSLYFKKAGKIKVKAVVRK, from the coding sequence ATGTTTCTGATTTTTTCCTTAATTATTCTTCTGGTTCAACAAACAAATATAGATATAATGGATCCCTGGTTGCGTCCGGGAGCAAAAGGAATGAACACCGCGATGTACTTTGAAATAGTAAACAAAACCAATGAAGCTGATACACTTTATATGGCAAAATCCAGTTTGGCAAATATTGTAGAACTGCATGAAACGTACAAACAAGGCGATATGATGGGAATGCGGAAGACTAAATTTGTTGTCATCAGTCCAAAATCGTCTTTCAAATTTCAGCCAGGCGGAAACCATATTATGATGATTGATTTAAAGAAGCGCTTAATAAAAGGAATGAGCGGAGAAGTAAGTTTATATTTTAAAAAGGCGGGAAAGATAAAAGTTAAAGCAGTTGTAAGGAAGTAA
- the sppA gene encoding signal peptide peptidase SppA, whose amino-acid sequence MKSKFLKVILMFFIVSIPLNAQKGFQSFYDRNEFLFASPGTIKYGLNGYDNPALLTYVEKFDLMFNWSDRYSNWSDLKHWGLFVATSNFGFGVVHQKIGGNATSDYKVSTALGSRNFSFGISYGWTKGHIEEFNRTDIMSFGVLIRPLKYFSFGLVGTASTQVNAREGYIDLAVRPLGNEIITLFGDYSTRNKSTYGIKKDNWSTGAAVEILSGLTLTGRYFDSKDFTLGINLGLGNIGFSSQAHYNKESHHAYNIYGIRVGGYDRNLFSTLLPPKNYLEMNLLGEVKYQRYKFFDNSNTLYSIIQQINAAKEDKSILGIAINTSGMNANREMLWEIRERLRDFKTSGKKVIIFIDNPDLTIYHFASIADKVVMDPIGYMNLTGYVMGRTFYKNALEKIGVGIDEHRFFKYKSAAESYSREKMSEADKEQRQKLVDDSYDLARREICESRNFSFEQFDNFVNEYGAFLASGALENKLVDTLARWDAIPDIIKKVEKKDMRLVGSSEKLNLPSDNYWSEPKKIAVIYALGACAMDEGINARSLVKDVNAAANDPLVKAIVLRVDSPGGDAMASDYIAEAIKKCKKQKPVIVSQGSVAGSGGYWLSMYGDSIIAAPNTITGSIGVISLWAYNNGFKEKIGLSTDYVKRGEHADLPFGMVIPFLGLSLPDRNLTIDERSRLESYIKTMYGEFVNKVAEGRKLKTEYVDSIGQGRVWSGTDGLKNGLVDILGGLDDAIKLAKNKAGIKEDELVNIIQLPAAQLFNFNFLQPKLFGFEMKEDEFLSNLKFRLQNNGKAMPVIPLEEMDFGK is encoded by the coding sequence ATGAAAAGTAAATTTCTAAAAGTAATTTTAATGTTTTTTATAGTTAGCATTCCGCTAAATGCGCAAAAAGGATTTCAATCTTTCTATGATCGAAATGAATTTCTATTTGCTTCCCCCGGCACTATCAAATATGGCTTAAATGGATATGATAATCCGGCGCTTCTAACTTATGTGGAAAAATTTGATTTAATGTTTAACTGGTCAGATCGCTATAGCAATTGGAGCGACCTGAAGCACTGGGGATTATTTGTTGCAACTTCAAATTTTGGATTTGGAGTTGTACATCAAAAAATTGGTGGCAATGCTACTTCCGATTATAAAGTATCAACTGCGCTTGGCAGCAGAAATTTTAGTTTTGGAATTAGTTATGGATGGACAAAAGGACATATTGAAGAATTTAACAGAACAGATATTATGTCTTTCGGAGTTTTAATCAGACCATTGAAATATTTCTCCTTCGGTTTGGTTGGCACAGCATCCACTCAAGTAAATGCACGGGAAGGTTACATCGATCTGGCTGTTCGTCCTTTGGGGAATGAGATTATTACTTTATTCGGTGATTATTCAACAAGAAACAAATCCACTTATGGAATTAAGAAAGATAATTGGAGTACCGGTGCAGCAGTAGAAATTTTATCCGGTTTAACTCTTACTGGCAGATATTTTGATTCAAAGGATTTTACGCTTGGAATTAATTTAGGATTAGGCAACATTGGATTCAGCAGCCAGGCTCATTACAATAAAGAAAGCCACCACGCATACAATATATATGGAATAAGAGTCGGAGGCTACGATAGAAATTTATTTTCAACTTTGCTTCCGCCAAAAAATTATTTAGAGATGAACCTGCTTGGTGAGGTTAAATATCAGCGGTACAAATTCTTTGATAATTCAAACACGCTTTACTCAATCATTCAACAAATTAATGCAGCAAAGGAAGACAAAAGTATTCTGGGAATTGCGATTAACACATCAGGAATGAATGCCAACAGAGAGATGCTTTGGGAAATAAGAGAAAGGTTAAGAGATTTCAAAACAAGCGGGAAGAAAGTTATCATCTTTATTGATAATCCTGATTTAACAATCTACCACTTTGCTTCTATTGCTGATAAGGTAGTTATGGATCCCATTGGATATATGAACCTTACCGGATATGTAATGGGAAGAACTTTTTATAAAAATGCTCTTGAAAAAATAGGAGTTGGGATTGATGAACATCGTTTCTTTAAATATAAATCTGCTGCAGAAAGTTACTCTCGGGAAAAAATGTCTGAAGCAGATAAAGAACAAAGACAAAAATTGGTTGATGATTCATATGATTTAGCCCGCAGAGAAATTTGCGAAAGCAGGAATTTTTCTTTTGAGCAATTTGATAATTTTGTTAACGAATATGGAGCCTTCCTTGCCTCCGGTGCGTTAGAAAACAAACTAGTTGATACTTTAGCCCGGTGGGATGCAATTCCGGATATTATTAAAAAAGTTGAAAAGAAAGATATGCGGCTTGTCGGCTCTTCAGAAAAGTTAAACTTGCCTTCAGATAATTATTGGAGTGAACCTAAAAAGATTGCTGTAATTTATGCTCTCGGAGCTTGCGCAATGGATGAAGGAATTAATGCACGCAGCTTGGTGAAAGATGTTAATGCTGCCGCCAACGATCCTCTTGTAAAAGCAATTGTTCTCCGTGTTGATTCGCCCGGAGGCGATGCAATGGCTTCCGATTATATTGCCGAAGCAATTAAAAAATGCAAGAAACAAAAACCTGTAATTGTTAGTCAGGGATCTGTGGCTGGTTCCGGTGGTTATTGGTTGTCTATGTATGGTGATTCGATTATTGCAGCACCAAATACAATCACTGGTTCAATTGGAGTTATAAGTCTCTGGGCATACAACAATGGCTTCAAAGAAAAAATAGGGCTTTCAACAGATTATGTTAAAAGAGGCGAGCATGCCGACCTTCCTTTTGGGATGGTAATTCCTTTTCTTGGTTTAAGTCTTCCGGATAGAAATTTAACCATCGATGAAAGAAGCAGGTTGGAATCATACATTAAAACGATGTATGGTGAATTTGTAAACAAAGTTGCTGAAGGAAGAAAGCTAAAAACAGAATATGTCGATTCGATTGGGCAAGGCAGAGTTTGGAGCGGAACGGATGGATTGAAAAATGGTCTTGTTGATATTCTTGGTGGACTTGATGATGCAATTAAGCTGGCAAAGAATAAAGCCGGAATTAAGGAAGACGAGTTAGTAAATATAATTCAACTGCCAGCAGCCCAGTTGTTTAATTTTAATTTCTTGCAGCCAAAACTATTTGGATTTGAAATGAAGGAAGATGAATTTTTATCTAATTTAAAATTCAGGTTGCAAAACAATGGTAAAGCAATGCCTGTAATTCCGCTTGAAGAAATGGATTTTGGGAAATGA
- a CDS encoding ester cyclase, giving the protein MKPSEIVNEFMTAIEKNDFKKAESLVSNDMVVEGITPTPLNSTEFLGTHRALNSGLPDFRFNHKIIKETPDNVDITVRLTGTHSKDMMPPIPGLGTIRATNKQVKMPEEKIGIKVKNNKITKVNLQSVPGGGLPGLLKQIGVDIHAHA; this is encoded by the coding sequence ATGAAACCATCAGAAATTGTAAACGAGTTTATGACCGCAATTGAAAAAAACGATTTCAAAAAAGCGGAAAGCTTAGTTTCAAATGATATGGTTGTGGAAGGTATTACCCCAACACCACTTAACAGCACAGAATTTCTTGGTACACATCGAGCATTAAATTCTGGATTGCCTGATTTCAGATTTAATCATAAGATCATCAAAGAAACCCCAGATAATGTTGATATAACAGTACGCCTAACCGGAACTCATTCTAAAGATATGATGCCGCCTATCCCAGGTTTAGGCACCATCCGGGCAACGAATAAACAAGTTAAAATGCCGGAAGAAAAAATCGGTATTAAAGTTAAAAATAATAAGATTACTAAGGTTAATCTTCAAAGCGTACCTGGCGGAGGCTTGCCCGGTTTACTAAAACAAATTGGTGTTGATATTCATGCTCATGCGTAA
- a CDS encoding glycosyltransferase, with protein MSKKIEKKIVIIGPAYPYRGGNSLFVSSLYEVLQEKFEVKIYNFKLLYPGLLFPGKTQFDDSKTLVKKTPSERLVNSISPFNWISVANKLKKENADLIIFDWWHPFFSFCYFSISALIRKKYKGKILFITENVISHEGHFVDKLLTKLGLRNADKFLALSEEVVTKLSDLSFNKKVYRSELPVYDWYKVEDKIQNVSLRKELGFNDQDKILLFFGYVRKYKGLDILIEALKPLIEYDPKIKLLVVGEFYDDYSFYERKIKELNLHDFVKVINKYVPNEEVNKYFEISDLVVLPYRSATQSGILNIAYGALKPVVVTKVGGLAESIEDNKTGIIVEAATPVDIYKGIKKYFQLKSSVDFSLNIKEKIRGNSFNKMPELISQIISETEK; from the coding sequence GTGAGCAAAAAAATCGAAAAGAAGATTGTTATAATTGGTCCGGCTTATCCATACCGCGGGGGGAACTCTCTTTTCGTTTCAAGTCTTTATGAAGTTCTCCAGGAAAAATTTGAGGTAAAAATTTATAATTTCAAGCTCCTTTATCCTGGCTTGCTTTTTCCAGGAAAAACTCAGTTTGATGACAGTAAAACTCTGGTAAAAAAAACTCCAAGTGAACGATTGGTAAATTCAATTTCTCCATTCAACTGGATTAGTGTAGCAAATAAATTAAAAAAGGAAAATGCTGATCTAATAATATTCGATTGGTGGCATCCATTCTTTTCTTTCTGCTACTTTTCAATCTCAGCACTGATCAGGAAAAAGTACAAAGGAAAAATTCTGTTCATTACAGAAAATGTAATTTCGCACGAAGGACATTTTGTTGATAAACTTCTTACAAAACTTGGCTTGCGGAATGCAGATAAATTTTTAGCTCTATCTGAAGAAGTTGTAACAAAACTATCAGATTTATCTTTCAATAAAAAAGTTTACCGTTCAGAACTCCCGGTTTATGATTGGTACAAGGTCGAGGATAAAATTCAAAATGTTTCATTAAGAAAGGAACTTGGATTTAATGACCAGGATAAAATTCTATTATTTTTTGGATATGTTAGAAAATATAAAGGATTAGATATTTTAATTGAAGCGCTCAAACCACTTATCGAATATGATCCAAAAATTAAACTGCTTGTAGTGGGCGAGTTTTATGATGATTACTCTTTTTACGAAAGAAAGATCAAGGAACTTAATCTGCATGATTTTGTGAAAGTAATTAACAAATATGTTCCGAATGAGGAAGTGAATAAATATTTTGAAATTTCCGACCTGGTTGTTCTTCCATACCGCAGTGCAACGCAAAGCGGTATTTTGAATATTGCATACGGTGCTCTTAAGCCGGTGGTGGTTACAAAAGTCGGAGGACTTGCAGAATCAATTGAAGATAATAAAACCGGAATTATTGTTGAAGCGGCAACACCTGTTGATATTTATAAAGGTATCAAAAAATATTTTCAATTAAAAAGTTCAGTTGATTTTTCCCTGAACATCAAAGAAAAAATCCGGGGCAATTCTTTTAATAAAATGCCGGAATTAATTTCACAAATTATATCTGAAACTGAAAAATGA
- a CDS encoding cobalamin-binding protein has product MNKLVFFASVFLLSFLSSCHKENGKVPDTIKSIKDDLNYTVSLAKTPRRVISLAPNITEILFAIGAGDKLIGNTLYCNYPEEAKKITRVGDMLSIDYEKILSLKPDLIFITVEGNVKDSFEKLRSLGFKVFVSNPRNYEGIKKTFTDFAKIFNMEDKASLIISGWDFRYKKITNEVKNYPSKKAMFLIGLNPIILAGKNTFINELITSVGLSNIASDSPLNYPIFSREEVLKRNPDYILMTGMTNSETKNLVEAYREWKSLKAVRNGRVIVVDPDLYLRPGPRFVDALENLFNKLHPH; this is encoded by the coding sequence ATGAATAAGCTCGTTTTTTTTGCCTCAGTATTTCTTTTATCTTTTCTATCTTCCTGCCATAAAGAGAATGGAAAGGTTCCGGATACTATTAAATCAATCAAGGATGATCTTAATTACACCGTTTCACTTGCCAAAACTCCAAGGCGAGTTATAAGCCTTGCGCCCAATATTACAGAAATTCTTTTTGCAATTGGAGCCGGTGATAAATTAATCGGCAACACACTTTACTGTAACTACCCGGAAGAAGCTAAGAAAATCACCAGGGTTGGTGATATGCTTTCTATCGATTATGAAAAAATCTTAAGTCTTAAACCCGATTTAATTTTTATAACCGTTGAAGGCAATGTTAAGGACAGTTTTGAAAAACTTCGCTCTTTGGGTTTCAAGGTATTCGTTTCCAATCCGCGGAATTATGAAGGAATAAAAAAAACTTTTACGGATTTCGCAAAGATTTTTAATATGGAAGATAAAGCGAGTTTAATTATTTCGGGTTGGGATTTTCGATATAAAAAAATAACTAATGAAGTTAAAAACTATCCAAGTAAAAAAGCAATGTTCTTAATTGGATTGAATCCGATTATCCTTGCCGGTAAAAATACTTTTATAAATGAGTTGATTACTTCGGTTGGATTAAGCAACATTGCCAGCGATTCTCCACTCAATTATCCAATTTTTAGCCGGGAAGAAGTATTGAAAAGAAATCCAGACTACATTTTAATGACTGGAATGACCAATAGCGAAACGAAAAATCTTGTTGAGGCATACAGGGAATGGAAATCCTTAAAAGCTGTTAGAAATGGAAGGGTAATTGTTGTGGATCCGGATTTATACTTAAGACCAGGACCAAGATTTGTTGATGCACTGGAAAATTTATTTAATAAACTTCATCCTCATTAG
- a CDS encoding SCO family protein — MKKNKKYWILIIIFLFELFFFGCGRKLPVETDLSQLHFKMMNQDSILVVFPDYLKGKPAILGMIFTNCPDVCPLITNNMQRIQKRLMKTGIKEINFVSITFDPMRDKPSVLKDFAELREIETSHWQFLTGEQSDIDSLRRRLKYLAIAGDSTKTADGKLSYFFVHTDRIYLIDQDARVRKYYKGSEVNLDEIAADIKLLYK; from the coding sequence ATGAAAAAGAATAAAAAATATTGGATTCTGATAATTATTTTTTTGTTTGAATTATTTTTTTTTGGCTGCGGTAGAAAGTTGCCTGTTGAAACTGATCTGAGTCAGCTTCATTTTAAAATGATGAACCAGGATAGCATTCTAGTTGTTTTCCCGGATTATCTAAAAGGTAAACCGGCTATCCTTGGAATGATATTTACCAACTGTCCGGATGTTTGTCCTTTAATTACCAACAATATGCAAAGAATCCAGAAGAGACTAATGAAAACGGGAATTAAAGAAATCAATTTTGTGTCGATTACATTTGATCCAATGCGGGATAAACCTTCCGTCTTAAAAGATTTTGCTGAGCTGCGGGAAATAGAAACAAGCCATTGGCAATTTTTAACTGGTGAACAAAGCGATATTGATTCACTTAGAAGACGATTAAAATATTTGGCAATTGCCGGCGATTCAACAAAAACAGCCGATGGAAAATTGAGCTACTTCTTTGTTCATACGGACAGGATTTATTTGATTGATCAGGATGCGCGAGTGAGAAAATATTACAAAGGAAGTGAAGTGAACCTGGATGAAATTGCTGCTGACATAAAATTATTATATAAGTGA
- a CDS encoding polyphosphate kinase 2 family protein, giving the protein MEIKHYLVKPDSKIKLSDFKTGETDTFESKEKATEMLEKNILEMAEQQALLYAQDKFSLLIIFQAMDAAGKDGAIKHVMSGLNPQSTQVHSFKAPSLEELDHDFLWRINKALPEKGKIGIFNRSHYEEVLIVRVHNLIKNQKIPEQFINDNIWKLRYNQINNFERYLYENGTYVIKFFLHISKEEQKKRFIKRIDDPSKNWKFGEEDIKERNFWDEYQKCYQEAISETSKKHASWYIIPSDKKWFARLVISEIIVKTLKSMDLKYPNVDDSEKERLKLIKEMLKNEKE; this is encoded by the coding sequence ATGGAAATAAAACACTACCTGGTAAAACCAGATTCTAAAATAAAACTCTCGGATTTTAAGACAGGCGAAACGGATACTTTTGAATCCAAAGAAAAAGCAACCGAGATGTTGGAAAAGAATATTCTTGAAATGGCAGAACAGCAGGCATTGCTTTATGCCCAGGATAAGTTTTCTCTTTTAATAATTTTTCAAGCGATGGATGCCGCCGGTAAAGATGGGGCAATTAAACATGTAATGAGCGGATTAAATCCTCAAAGCACTCAGGTACATTCTTTCAAAGCTCCTTCTTTAGAGGAACTTGATCATGATTTTTTATGGCGAATAAATAAAGCACTTCCGGAAAAAGGTAAAATTGGAATTTTTAACCGTTCCCATTATGAAGAAGTGCTTATCGTTCGGGTTCATAATCTTATAAAGAATCAGAAAATTCCGGAACAATTTATAAATGATAACATCTGGAAGCTGCGATACAATCAAATAAATAATTTTGAACGCTATCTTTATGAAAATGGAACGTATGTTATAAAATTCTTTCTTCACATTTCCAAAGAAGAACAGAAAAAAAGATTTATTAAAAGAATTGATGATCCATCAAAGAACTGGAAGTTTGGTGAAGAAGATATAAAAGAAAGAAATTTTTGGGACGAATATCAGAAATGTTACCAGGAAGCAATTTCAGAAACTTCTAAAAAGCATGCATCTTGGTACATTATTCCTTCAGATAAAAAATGGTTCGCAAGATTAGTGATTTCAGAAATAATTGTGAAGACCTTGAAGTCGATGGATTTGAAATATCCCAATGTTGATGACAGCGAGAAAGAACGGCTTAAATTAATCAAAGAAATGCTGAAGAATGAAAAAGAATAA
- a CDS encoding DUF5655 domain-containing protein, translated as MATSLEKIIASIKKLKSQNINEAQTKDWLIRPFFEFLGWDFSNPEDVIPEDDDSAGKRTDYCFYVNEVPKLLVEAKPLSNSLSDNKMIIEKLNYCANRGISLLLLTNGDTYKIYYSELKGIGKDKLLQEFTLSDKIDEEVIEKLSKKSFEKDLLLNYSRNISLFTTIKKATENLFQSADKKFIRIVNESVKEILGHKFGEDDIEMALKQFTLHINTDLHETVYASNTAEDNNDVGKNWTIENQFRDGKWKESFEQYKKLRKELKNIGLNYSENPTKRYISLLLDTKSFCQICGLKSGLKIWVNLDLAELSEEESLRVRDVSKIGHWGMGNVECFIESGSELDWIVSLINKSYKKLSNS; from the coding sequence ATGGCAACCTCTTTAGAAAAAATCATAGCCTCGATCAAAAAATTAAAATCGCAAAATATTAATGAAGCTCAAACGAAAGATTGGTTGATTCGTCCTTTCTTTGAATTTCTTGGATGGGATTTCTCAAACCCAGAAGATGTTATTCCTGAAGATGATGATAGTGCTGGCAAACGAACCGATTATTGCTTTTATGTCAACGAAGTTCCAAAGTTGTTAGTCGAAGCAAAGCCTCTTTCAAATTCATTATCAGACAATAAAATGATAATCGAAAAATTAAATTACTGTGCAAATAGGGGTATTTCATTATTGCTGTTAACTAATGGCGACACATACAAAATCTATTATTCCGAGTTAAAGGGAATTGGGAAAGATAAATTGCTTCAAGAATTCACTCTTTCAGATAAAATTGATGAAGAAGTAATAGAAAAATTGAGCAAGAAATCTTTTGAGAAAGATTTGTTATTAAATTATTCACGGAATATCTCTCTCTTTACTACAATAAAAAAAGCCACCGAAAATTTATTCCAATCTGCCGACAAAAAATTTATTAGAATTGTAAATGAATCAGTGAAAGAAATATTAGGGCACAAGTTTGGTGAAGATGATATAGAAATGGCACTAAAGCAATTTACTTTGCATATCAATACTGATCTTCACGAAACCGTTTATGCTTCTAACACAGCCGAAGATAATAATGATGTGGGGAAAAATTGGACAATAGAAAATCAATTCAGAGATGGTAAATGGAAAGAAAGTTTTGAGCAGTACAAAAAATTGCGCAAAGAATTAAAAAATATTGGCCTTAATTATTCGGAAAATCCAACTAAAAGATATATAAGTCTTCTCCTTGATACAAAAAGCTTTTGCCAAATATGCGGTTTAAAATCTGGATTGAAAATCTGGGTTAATCTTGACTTGGCAGAATTATCAGAAGAAGAAAGTTTAAGAGTTCGTGATGTTTCGAAAATCGGACATTGGGGAATGGGTAATGTCGAATGTTTCATTGAGAGTGGATCTGAGCTTGATTGGATTGTGAGTTTAATAAATAAGTCTTATAAAAAACTATCAAATAGTTAA
- a CDS encoding nucleotidyltransferase domain-containing protein, translating to MDQKEAIRIAREFLSFLIQQGYKIREAFLFGSFAANKFNDDRDIDIAIVIEELTNGYDELINLMKLRRKINLKIEPHPFDYNDFNESNPFTCEILRTGIKLV from the coding sequence ATGGATCAAAAAGAAGCTATAAGAATTGCCAGAGAGTTTTTGTCTTTCTTAATCCAACAAGGATATAAAATTAGAGAAGCTTTTTTATTCGGTTCATTTGCTGCAAACAAATTTAATGACGATCGCGATATTGATATTGCAATTGTTATTGAAGAACTTACAAATGGATATGATGAACTTATAAATCTTATGAAGCTGCGAAGAAAAATAAATTTGAAGATTGAGCCACATCCTTTTGACTACAATGATTTCAATGAAAGCAATCCCTTTACTTGTGAAATCTTAAGAACGGGGATTAAATTAGTCTAA